Within the Ochrobactrum vermis genome, the region GTAGCGTCGATCAGATCGGCCTTGTTGAGAACAATAAGGTCGGCTGCGTGAATCTGATCCTCAAAAAGTTCTTCCAAGGGGCTTTCATGATCAAGAGATTCGTCCGCTGCCCGCTGCGCATCAACCTTGTCGTGATCATCGGCAAAACGCCCCTCAGCAACGGCGGCGGCATCGATAACCGTGACCACCCCGTCGACGGTTACCTGCGTCTTGATTTCCGGCCAATTGAATGCCGCGACCAGCGGCTGTGGCAGGGCAAGACCGGAGGTTTCGATCACGATATGATCGGGACGATCAGCCCGATCCAGAAGCTTGGTCATGGTCGGGATGAAATCATCGGCAACGGTGCAGCAGATGCAGCCGTTGTTGAGTTCAATCACATCTTCCTCGCGGCAAGCCTCAATGCCACAACCTTTCAGAATACCGCCATCAACACCGAGATCACCGAACTCATTGATGATCAACGCAATGCGTTTTCCATTGGCGTTTTCCAGCAGGTTGCGGATCAACGTCGTTTTGCCCGATCCTAGAAAACCCGTGATGACGGTTGCGGGAATTTTCTGTCCCTGCATCGATTTATCCCTTCATCTTGAGCGGCAATCCCGCCGCCA harbors:
- the cobW gene encoding cobalamin biosynthesis protein CobW is translated as MQGQKIPATVITGFLGSGKTTLIRNLLENANGKRIALIINEFGDLGVDGGILKGCGIEACREEDVIELNNGCICCTVADDFIPTMTKLLDRADRPDHIVIETSGLALPQPLVAAFNWPEIKTQVTVDGVVTVIDAAAVAEGRFADDHDKVDAQRAADESLDHESPLEELFEDQIHAADLIVLNKADLIDATSLDGVKADVAERSSRRVNMVPASFGKLGADVLLGLGVGTEDDIANRKSHHEIHHADGHEHDHDEFESFVVEAGSVSDPKAFAEKLKTVIADHDVLRLKGFVDVPGKPMRLVVQAVGPRIEHYFDRPWNKDETRSTRLVVIGLHEIDEDAITKAVKDAVV